The genomic segment GAGGTTGTGAAATAAGCACATCCACACGTTCAAATCCATTTCAGTcccataaattaattaagatagTGAAATATGAAATAAGGTTAAACACATATAGAGATGATGGTCCTAAGAACTGAATACAACCCAAAAATAAACACCAAAACAAGAACGCTGCATCAGTTTGAACacatgaattctaagttttctTATGTTTCAACTTTCCCTTCTCATGGAGGATTTGTTCAGCAATTTGCCAGATGAAGTTCTAAGATCCATAGTTTCTTTTCTGCCAAATGAATCAATGCTACAAACCAGCCTCATATCCATCAGGTGGAGAGACTTGTGGAACCAAGTTCTTGTCAGACATGGAACCACACAAGATGTAGCAGCTGCTGTTGTTCAATTTCTGGCTCGTTTTGAAGACCATGATCCACTAAAACATCCACGCAAGCTTCAATTTCACTTTGCTCAACACACTGCACTCTTTGCATCCATTGCAGCTGACAACAAGCTTCTTCTTGATTTCCCTGCTGGGAACAAACACCTTGAGAAAAACTATGAACTTCACTTCATTCTCAACAAGGATCACATCACACACCACACTTTCCACCCCACTTTCATTGTCAAAACTCTCTATTTGAAAGCGGTGAGTCACTTGGCAAGTTCGGTGGCTTCCTCCATCGTTTCAACTTTGGAGCAGCTTGAGAAGTTGGTGATTGTTGAGTGCACTGGCTTGCAGTCTTTGTGCATTGAGTCTGAATCAAAGCTTCAGAAGTTAACCGTATTAGATTGCCCCCAGTTGAAGTTTCTCCATCTTAGAACTTCTAAgcttaaaaatttaacatacaGTGGACCTCTTCCAAGGATTTGGCCAGAATCTCATTTCAACCTGAGCCATGCCATGCTTGATTTCAGACAAGGACCAAGGTGTTCTGATTTTAAGGCTCAAGATTTCAATCAGACTCTGTTAACAATAAAGAATTGTGAAACTCTAACTCTGTGTGAGTGGACTTTtgaggtatgcatgtgttacTTACCATGAACTATTGCTGGTTTAACAAAATTATCAAGTGAATTTAGCAGTGTATTATAATGCAGCAGTTCATGAATTTAGGATATTAAATCTTTAGTATACACAACCTATGACTctgaaagttttcttttttcttgtagaCATTGGTATGGCCATCGATTTCTCCAACTGGGAACttcatattttataagataCGAGAGCTATGGTGGATTCACAATTATAAGACTGAAAACAGCATCGATGCCTTGGTCTGCTTTTTGAAATTATGCCCTGCCTTGGAGCAACTTTTTGTGACGGTAGATGCGTATTGAAATCAATTGAAGCTCTTGTTTTGCTAGTCTAAACTTCAATTTCTGACTCTTTTTTTTCTGTCACTGTATGAAAGTAGAATGATTCTACAAGCTATTCGACTCAAGAGACCAAATCAAGTTTAACACAAGCAACTAGATATATAAAATTGGAGCATCTGAGAGGGATAAAGTTTACGGGATTTGCTAATAGAGTTGATGAAATTTCAGTGGCAAAAACATTGATTCAGTTAATCAGAGAAGAGCCTCCAAAAATAGAGACATCAGATGGGACCTACTTTGATATTTTGATGCTGTGATAGTTTAAGGAAAATCATATCAGAAGTCAGTTTAGAGGGTTTTATGGCTCAGAggttgaatatatataatattaggtaattaatatttattgttatataacatttattattattaatttttaatagctATATTGAATgattcttaatatatttttataagtcgttgaacattaaattaatttatattcttCTTGCTTTATAATTAATGTGCACAATTcacattttataatatagtCCAAATACCAAATGGTTTAAGTTATTCTGCACTTGTACAATTTCTTTATGAACCTCAGGGATTTTTAAATTAAccattttacttttcaaaatcactatttgttttaaatttttttttaaaataagattttcagattttcaaaatgtATGAAATTTATTTCGGAACAagattttagaataatttttacaaaatgtatataatatgttaGTGTGGGTTGTAATTAGTAATTGTAGGAGTGCAGGAAGGAATAACTAATGGGTTTTGCTCAAGGCAATAAGTAACTTGTGGCCTTTCCGAAGCCCAAAAGAACAAAAGCCTTGTTCAATATACCCTCCGAGTGTTTACGGCGTCGTTTGCTGCATCTTCCCTAAAACCCTTTTGTTTGTGACTCTGTGTCGAGGGTTTGAGAGTGGGGTTGCAGCCATAACCCGGGGCTGGGAAAATGGTTCTATCAAACAAGAAACTGAAGCTTAAGCTCAGAGCTGAATTGGACCAACAACAGAATAATATCAAGGAAGTTCCTTCATCTTCGAACTCTCTCAAATCTCTTTTGGACGCTGCCGCCCCCACACCCAGATTGTCCAAGCGAGACAAACACCGAAAGCTTCGATCTTCCGAACACCCTCCAAAAGAAGCCAACAAGGAAACTGAAACTGAAACAGAGGGTTCAGCcaataagaaaaacaagaagagaaagaggaaggTAGAGGGCGATGACGTGGCAGATGGAGTTCCCGACAACACACCACAGAAAAacagcaagaagaagaaaaagaagaagaagctgaagaagaacaagaaaaagcCCAAAACCGTGGAGGAAAATGGCTCTAATGGTGGAGGGGAAGTGCCTGAGGCTACAGTGTTAACCAAGACCAATACAACTACCAggttataataaaattattacattatGAATAACGCTGTTTCATATGAGtgagatttttgttttataatgttTGCGTTCTGTGATGTGTATTCAGTCAAGACAATGGTGATGTTCCTACAAAGGTTTATGTTGGAGGAATTCCTTATTATTCAACCGAGGATGATATTCGAAGTTATTTTGAAAGCTGTGGCACCATAACTGAAGTTGATTGCATGTATTTTCCTGAAAGTGGCAAGTTTAGAGGGATTGCCATTATTAGTTTTAAGGTGAGTGACGAATAATGCACTATTCCTGAAAGTGTTACTTTATTTTTGGTGTTCTTCAATTTCGACTTGAATTGAGAAACCTCTTTTTAGGTTATTTCTTCTTCCCTCACTAGTTATGTTATTTCTTAAGTTATACTTCACTTTGGTAGTAGAAGCATGTCCACAACTTACTGACAATTTTGTGGCACTGTTCCTGCAGACCGAAGCAGCAGCTAAACGGGCATTGGCTCTTGATGGAGCTGACATGTTAGTAACACTGacaattttctttcttgcttTCATGATTTACTGTTTTTGCGCATTTCTCATGAAACATTAATGTGTAACAGGGGAGGACTCTTTCTTAAAATCCAACCATATAAAGCAGCGCGAGCCAATAAAACATCGGATTTTGCTCCAGAAATTTTGGAGGGGTACAATAGAGTATATGTTGGGAATTTGTCATGGGATATAACAGAGGAAGAACTGAGGAAATTCTTCAATAATTGTGAGATAACGTCTATTCGATTTGGTATGGATAAGGAGACGGGAGAGTTTCGAGGGTATGCCCATGTGGATTTCGGTGATAGTCAGTCACTGAAAACAGCACTTACATTGGACCAAAATGTTTTGTTTGGGAGACCTGTCAGGATAAGTTGTGCAGTTCCTCTGATGAAAAAACCAGGAATTCGTAACAGCTCGGCAGTTAATGAAGCTAATGGTGATAAATCAACTTCCTCAGGAAGTGGCAAGATGAATGGAGCTGATGGTGATAAATCAAGTTCCACAGTAAGTGGGAAGATGAAGAGAAGGACGTGCTATGAATGTGGTGAGAAAGGACATGGTTTTTCGGAATGTCCTAAGAAACAAACAGGTGCTGCAACTACAACCTAAAGCATGTAGGAAAACTCAAACAGGTCAAGGTTCTTGTTACATTTGATTGTAGTTTATAGAATACCATAGTGCTGCATTCATAGATGATCGGGATCTTCAGTTTCTTACTTCCCCttgttattttgataattattttccCCTCTTAAAATGGAAATTTTGTGTTTGCTGTAAGCAAAGGAAAGTAGGAGATGAAAAAGTTACTAATAGTTTGAGATTTTGTTCACCGATAGATAAGACAATTTGGTGCGAATTAACAAACAGCAAATTCAAGCTTTCTTTTGTGTAGCATCTTATCCTGGTTATCCTGGTTGTATCCTCATATTTAGATGTCTCCATTATCCTTGACTAGCTTTTTCTCATTCACGAGAAGATTTCTGAGCTTTGTACTTGTAAGGAAGATGAAAGTTTTATAAACGAATAAAAACTGAAGCACAGAACATGGAGGTGACAAGCCATTCATTCAGAGAGAGAAAATTGGCAGAGTGTAGGTGAGAATGGAGAAAATCATACTTGTGGATGACttagtgatatttttttttgtaataaacaAGGATGTatgtgtttgaaaaaaaatattaatgtgatTATCAGTAACTAAGAAAATGACAATCATGCGAAGAAAGTTTGATTAGTCAATCGGTGCACGTTTAGGTGACAAACAAAACTTTGGTCCCTAAagtcacataaaaaaattgaaaatggaaccaactagttttaggttttataatgaattataaaaGATTTTGTATCGAATTCAAACTCGGATTTAATTGAGGACCCCAATTATCAAAGCAAGAATGAATTAACATGTAACTAATAGATCCTGCTACTTTATATGTCTCACTTTTCTCATCTCTCTTCTAGTAAacacattaactttttcattaATCTTAAAAATGGATTACAGATTATCATATTCTCCTTGCACTGCTTCTGTGTAAGGAATGTGCACCTAGCATTTCAAGAATCAACGACTAcaagattgaaaaaaaatgattagaTAGTTGATTAATCTAATGAAGAAGATTTGTCTTGTGATGATTATCACCTGACAGATACGAATGAGGGGTCTCCCTCCAAGTTTCTGCTTCCAATTCTGCATAGTACCTTAAAAGAAACTTATCCAAGCAATTATTATGGCTACTGCTTCAATGTCTGACAGTGATTCTCTGTATTTGGAAGGAAACTGTAGGATCTTACATCCACTCACAAATCTAAGGGTGTGTTCTTTTGGAAGTATTTGGAGAGATGATTTGGGAGAGatgatttgagtggatttgagggtaattttttagttgtttttttgagtaaatttgtgggtaattgagaatagatttagaagtaaagtttgtgaaaattagtgtaaaatttgattgatgtgacagatttaaaaaaattgtttaattggtaaaaattaaaagttgtcaaaatacccctagttattaaatgaatataaaatgatatttgttaatgttatatttaattgtaaaaatatttataaaaagttaaaaatttacttaattaatgaaattaattttaaaaatgtaaaaaaaattataatttaataaaatgaaattatttttaaatttaatattttttgtaatatgaTTTACCGAGTGGTATGACttgataattgttaatattatttaaattatacttccttcttctatttaaattattaatattatatacatttcGCACCCACACTCCACTTCCTCCTTCTACTTCTCTGccctttccctttctctttaTCCTTTCTTAAACCCCAACACTCAGCACATCGCATACCACTGCCTCTCATTCCCACACCACCAACATAATAAAATCATGCATAGTTATTGCGGGAACTCCCAGGGTCACGTCATGGGCACCTGCACATGCACCATGCTTCACACCGAACACGAAGTCTATTGTTCCTATACGCCCTCTCCTTCTTCTGCCAACTGTATGCTCTCCCTCGGTACCCCTTCCACGCGTTTCACCGAAGGCAAAGACTTACGAAACCGCCACGAACCTCGCTCTTCTGTCACCAACTTTCGCTGGAACTTGAGAGTAAGAAGGACATTTGAAAGGGAATCCGCTCAAATCTTCGCAAAACAGTGAGATACCAAAAAGTCTTATATCTCGCAAATCTTCACAAATCTTTGCAAATCCTTCGTCGCAAATCCCTTTATGTGAACACGTTTTTAATCGCAAATCATCACTCACGAGCGTAAGGGtcgatgtttttttttattgcatataatttcttttttctggCTAGGATTTTATGCAGTGACATAAGAATCAACACCCTGCCATGCCAAAGCCAAATCAGTTCAAagatttcaaatgaagaataaaaatatgaCTGAATTCCTAGAAAAACTTACCTGTTCATCATTGATCACAATCAACTCACTGAAAATGAAGTCTGAGTGATTCTCACATTGTCAGGAAGATGGAAGGATTCAAGAGTTATCACTCGtattagagaaaaataattaacaaattgATCCCTCAAACTGTTTTCTTCTACTATTACTCTCTGaatatgaaatttgtatcaatgaAAGGACTACGTTGTACATGGTTGTATAAACTCAGGAACTAACTCATTCAAGGACTAAACAGCATGTGAACATATATTTCTGGACTAAGCTGTTAATCTGAGAGAAAAATACAGTAAGGTATAAAATCGAGTCAATATAACTGCTTACACAGGCTTCTGCACACAGTACACACACCCTTTTGAGCAAAGTTACAAAATCATTGTTATTCAATGACCATAAAATGTTTGCTCATTATCTTACTGTTGTTTTAGAAGAGGTGAACTGGGCTCGACCCTCTTGAATTTCTACTACAAGTACtttcatttttgttcttttctacaGTTGTGAACTCTAAGAATACAAGTGGTCAGACATCTTCTCTTTCATGATGACAAATAACACACTCCTCCCTCTTCTCCATGCAATTTGCTGTCTGCACTCTACAGTGATATTGGAACGTAGTGGTTCCAAATAGTGGCCCGTTAACTTGTTCTGTGCATTGAAGGGCTCAATGCAAATGCCACGCTGTGCCTGTCTACagtttcttcttttgtttctgATTTATTCCCTATCACACGTAAGCTTTCATCATTCGTCTCATCTCTCTCTCACCACCACCTGCTTTCTCATTCGCTTTCTGCCACTGTACTCTTTTCATTCACACGCCATTTCACCTTCAGAGAAGAGTGAAACAGCTTGAGACATAGCGTGACCAAGTGGTTTTCCTACACAGATTATACTGCATAATCACCATAAATATCT from the Vigna angularis cultivar LongXiaoDou No.4 chromosome 3, ASM1680809v1, whole genome shotgun sequence genome contains:
- the LOC108326563 gene encoding phragmoplastin interacting protein 1 → MVLSNKKLKLKLRAELDQQQNNIKEVPSSSNSLKSLLDAAAPTPRLSKRDKHRKLRSSEHPPKEANKETETETEGSANKKNKKRKRKVEGDDVADGVPDNTPQKNSKKKKKKKKLKKNKKKPKTVEENGSNGGGEVPEATVLTKTNTTTSQDNGDVPTKVYVGGIPYYSTEDDIRSYFESCGTITEVDCMYFPESGKFRGIAIISFKTEAAAKRALALDGADMGGLFLKIQPYKAARANKTSDFAPEILEGYNRVYVGNLSWDITEEELRKFFNNCEITSIRFGMDKETGEFRGYAHVDFGDSQSLKTALTLDQNVLFGRPVRISCAVPLMKKPGIRNSSAVNEANGDKSTSSGSGKMNGADGDKSSSTVSGKMKRRTCYECGEKGHGFSECPKKQTGAATTT
- the LOC108326564 gene encoding F-box protein At2g39490, giving the protein MFQLSLLMEDLFSNLPDEVLRSIVSFLPNESMLQTSLISIRWRDLWNQVLVRHGTTQDVAAAVVQFLARFEDHDPLKHPRKLQFHFAQHTALFASIAADNKLLLDFPAGNKHLEKNYELHFILNKDHITHHTFHPTFIVKTLYLKAVSHLASSVASSIVSTLEQLEKLVIVECTGLQSLCIESESKLQKLTVLDCPQLKFLHLRTSKLKNLTYSGPLPRIWPESHFNLSHAMLDFRQGPRCSDFKAQDFNQTLLTIKNCETLTLCEWTFETLVWPSISPTGNFIFYKIRELWWIHNYKTENSIDALVCFLKLCPALEQLFVTNDSTSYSTQETKSSLTQATRYIKLEHLRGIKFTGFANRVDEISVAKTLIQLIREEPPKIETSDGTYFDILML